The following is a genomic window from Fusarium oxysporum Fo47 chromosome IV, complete sequence.
TAATAGGACCGTGGAATAACAACAAACACTCTACTTGAGGATCCTAACATATTGAATCACAATGCATGCCACGCACAGCTCACTAGGCCAGCTTCAGCGCTGCTCTGAAGTTTATAATGATATGTATTGTTTATAGCAATATGTAGGGTTACTTCTGGAAGCTGTCGGTGGTGAGGCAGAAACCTAAAATGCAGCGCTGCTATGATAAGATCGTCAAGAAAGCAGGCCCTAACACCTCCTGTTCTTCGGACTATGCCATTTTGCTGTCTGAGCTGCTCCTCAATCAAGCGCGGGGAGAAAAGACCGCAGTGCCGCCATCTCATCCGTCTGAATCGCGGAGAAGCCAGCCCGGAGCAGCCGTCCCCAAACTTTGTCAGGGTCCTCCAATGCAGCGCTGTCAGTAAAGCCTGGAGAGGCGACACTGTCGAGAGTATTGACCCAGAGCGTGATTCCGGCATCATGGAATTGCTGCTTCATTGCATCGACCTGCGAGAGGTCCCGAAACGAGGCTTCGCAGATTAGGGGCTTCAGGTCAAGAGCAAGGTTGGCCTGTTCTCGCCAGTCATCATGCTCGAGATGGGTGCGTGCGATGAACGGAACGTTATGCGTGGTGATATTGGCTTTGATCCAGGCTAGATCAAGTTCCGTCTTTAGATCAGCCCAGAAATCCACTTGCTTTTCGATACCCATCTTCTGTGCATAGTCCAGCACTTCTGGGATGACATGACGATGCTTGATGTCGAGGTGAATGAAAATCTTATTGCGGGTGAGCTCAAAGACATCACGTAAGGTGGGCaccttctccttggtgaaTGGATTATTTGGGCCTCCATCACGGTTTCTCAGCGAAAGCGATATCAGTTCTTTCAAAGTCAACTCTTCTGGCTTCTTATCGATGCCGGCCATCCGATCCAGGGTACTATCGTGGAGTAGTACGAATTCGCCATCAGCGGCACGGCGTACGTCTATCTCAACAACATTGTAGCCAGCTTCCATGGTGCGTCGGATGGAAAGCAAGCTGTTCTCAGGAGCTTCATTCCATAAGCCACGGTGGGCGACAATTGCACACTGGCGATGAGGATTGGCGATATATTCGATATAGTTCATTTTTCTATGTCTCTCTCATGAGGCTTTTCTAATAAATCAAATGCAATCTCAACCATGAGAAGTCGGTGAGGTCGTGAAAGGAATCCAAATGGCTGCTTATTGGTGGCTTGCTCTCTAACTTTGTGCTGTCGCAGTCGTGGTGGGTCTCTGAAGAGTGAAGACCAAGCAAGCCTGAACCCAGCCTGCCTCTTCTCAAAGTTTCCAACAACCAATCGACCTACAGCATGCAATTCCTGGGATATAGATTTTCTTTTGTTCACACTGACATGCCACCTCAATGTCGACCAAGAGGCTTGTCCCCATCGCAAGTCACACTAGGAACCATGACTACACTTGAAGCAATTTGAAATGGGGAGAATGCCTGTTCTACACAATGTGACAGGCGATGTTTCCTTAAGATCTAAATCGTATGTCTAAAGCCCTCTCGGAAATGTCAAAGAGGAAAGTCATATCACAGCAATAGTCATCAAGTCTTGGTGTAGAAAGAAACCGTCATGGATGCTAAATGACGCTTATTATATTCTAAATGCCAGCATAACGCAAGCGACGAAGTTCTCAGTAACACAAAACTATGTCTATACCGGAGTCATGGCCTAAGATTCCTTCTTGGAAGCAGCGGCGGCAGCGGcaactctcctcttcttAGCCATAGTGTTGAAGAAAGTTCCAAGACAGAACCCAACCAAGCTGAAGAAAGGAGCCCATGCCTCTTTTGGTACGAACACGGTTGCAATTGTGATCAAGACTGGGTGCATGGCGCACATAGCTTTCGTCATGGGCACCAAACCGGCACGAACCGCAGCGCGAGCCTGTTCAGTCGTGCGCGCGCCAGCAATGACGGCCATTGATATAAGATAGACAGCATTTTGAATGGGGAAGAACTGTAATAAGTCAGGTAAGTGGCTGAGAGGAATTGGTGGTGGCTGGAGAAGCTACGTACTAGGAGCATAGTGATGAGGTTTTGTAAGACTACTCGTCCTGGGAGACTTCGTTGTAGAGTCGTGTTGAGAAAGTGGGTCAGTGGTGCCGCGATACACGCACCATAAAACGCCATTTGAGGGACACGGGCAGTAATTGTTGGGCCGTGGCCAGGGAGCCCATAGGCAAACCACGATGCTATAATCTCCGTCAAGGCTGACAAAGACCCTTGAGTAAGCATCTTTGTCCTCAGTGGCTTTGACTGTAATTGTTTGAGGTATGCCTATGTTGGAAATGTCAGCATTATCTACAAAGATACAAAGTACTCAAAGCATACACCCAACAGCGCCTTGGCGTCAATTGTAGATTTGCCATTTGGCGTATGCGTTAGAGTTGACATTTTGTTGGCGTGGCGCGACTTGTCTCTGTTAAGTTTCCAGGGCGCAAGTGGGTGTGAGACTGGATACGATAAAGGCAGTTGAGAAGTGTGAAGTTGTCCTTGTTTGATGACGGATAGGAGAAAAGTAAAGATGCCTGAGGCTAAATGTCCTCCCTCATTAGCCGTGCACATCAGCCGGCGCCTCGGTCCGAGCTCCCCAGACCCGCTTCCCCTCTTAATCGGAAGATTAGTGTATAATGGGAATAACAGAAAAGCAAGGGTTATTTCCAGCTAACCTAGACCTGAGTTCAAAACACAAATGCCAGGAATGTATAAGAGCCTTACTGATATACTGGCTGCTGAGCTGTAACAGTTTTAACTTAATAACAGAACCGTTTAAGTTAGATTCTATAGCTTGCTAAATAGAGAATATAACTTGTTGAACTGGGGCTTGGCTGAAGCAATGGTAACAATTGGAAATTTGGAATATTACTTGTCGGAAGAGAAACCACGTCGCGAGAGATGAAGGGAGGACTTGATGGCTAAGATTTACCACAACACAATGTTAAAGATTAGCTGCAGTAAAGACTTTAGTATAGTTGGGTATGCTAAAGACCAGCTACTAAATATCACAATGGCCAATACTATCCCTGGCACTTGTCATGTTGTTGATCGTTGTAAATGACAGACATTACCAGAGGTATGTCCTCCCCTTCTCCTGACCATTGAGTATTGTTTATAATGGACAGATTGGCATCGAAGACGAGTTTAAAAGTCAAATCAAAACCAACAGCCTTGTATACAGAAAGGAGACAATGATATTGCAATATATAATACCATCCAAGATAATCGGTCTGGCCATTCGGGATTACTGGAAGACGACGATTAAGACTGGCTTATTTCAACTGCTGTTACACCTAAAGGAGGTGGGAGGAGAGGTTGCTGAAAGATGTTTGGCTTGCTGTAAGTAATCTAGACCCGGAATGTCAAAGGCTTGATGAAATCAACAGTGCCAAGACCAGTATATAGCGAGGCTTTGCGCTGCTAATTCTTCAAGTTGACTACTCCGCAAGGAATCTGAGAGCTAGTTGTAACatgccttgagcttggaggcaAACTGATCGATTCTCATATGAGAGCTGTTTGGCAAGTGCTGTTCCATCCCTAAATTAAATGTAGAGTAGCCCATCAGGACGAAAACAACAAGCCAGACAGAGAAAAAGTTTAACACAAGTAACAGATCAGAAAATAAAAAGCCAAAGCTTGACAACTACTTCTGGATCCACCTTTTACCTCAAAGGGAGACTGAAACAGGATAAGACCTTCATCCGGGGGGGATCGCAAGGAACCGAGAGCAGTGACAAAATCCGTATTATAAATGACATGAATAAACAAAGGCGAAAGTATTCCTGACTTTACACAAGTCCAGACGGGTAGAAGAAAGGCAATGGGACAGACGTCATTAATTGACTGTGCCACTGGCACAACCTTGACGACAAAGACTCAAACCGTTGAGAAGTTAAATGAGTCGATGAATGAGTGCATATTTAGGTCTGTTGAGGAAAGCTATTGTTGAAGAATAACATTGATAAGCTTGTTTTACATAGCGCGCTTGGTTCTCAATTCAAGAATTCCTGAGCCTCTTATATCATGCATGATGTGCAGCATTTTGGTGTAGAATAACTATAAGTCGAGCACCAAAGTCCTTCTGCTTAAATGAAGACGAATCgctccatctccaagaagaagagaagcggAGTTGATCCCACATCGAGACTAGCCGCCTGAGAAGGTGACATGCTTATTATTAAAGGCGTTGGCCTATAAAACCTGGTGGCCTGTGATGACCCAGGTGAGTATGCCGATCTTCTCGCCACCTACTGAAATACCGATCAATCTTGTTAGCCTTTCATTGAGAATGCACTGGCCTAGCTACTTTTCGTTCCAGTGGCCACTCAGGAGCAGTGCTGTTCGGATTGGGGTGTGAAATTAAAATTTGCTCGTCAACACTACGTAGAGGAACGCTGCCATACAGCAAATTTCCCAGCAACAAACAGCACTACCGGTGCTAACCCTTTCGCTTAATGACCGATCATTTACTAAACCATGCGCCAACAATTGCACTACTATGCCGATTTGCCGGGTGGCACGCCAGTAGCCAATGTGAGGGTCGAGACCACGCGGGAGGAGTTGGAGTCTCCCCACGATTGGTGGGCATTACCCATATTTCCCCATGGGGAGCCAGGGTGCGGGGAGAATTCCTCCCTCACACGGATTACCGGCATCATAGGCCACCCAATATCAGGAGCTGATTACACCTGGTTGGCTTACTATAGCCAAGGTTATCTTAAATGGGAGATTTCTAGCTCACATCTCTATATACAAGATGAGTCGTGAGGGGAAAGGTAGCTCTGAAATTCGGTAAAAGCATCGGCAGTTACATTGCTTCCTTATTTAATATGCAAGGCTTGCATATATGAGAGTAGATGTTAAATACAGCATGTCAGGAAGTCTGATTGCTGTTTAATACTTCATCGACATTAGCAGTGAAAGAACGAGGAAAGTGGTATCATCATGGAGATGAATTCTAACAACGAGGTATATCATTTACAAAAGTTCATCGCAACTTGCATGCTAATGGTAATTGCAGGAGATCCATGCCATTGAGGCGGAACTCCATACTGAGATTCTCCCTGGCACAGAGATCATGAGAGATGTTGCTTCGCACCATTTTGTCAAGGATCGCTCGGGTTCTAATCGTGTCCTTATTCCGCAACCCTCAGACGACCCTGCTGATCCTCTCAACTGGTCACTCACTTGGAAAATGTTAGCCATCACTGGGGCTAGTATGACCTCATTCTTCCAAGGCTTTGGGCCACTGTCTCTTGCACCCATGTTTCCAGACTACATCGAAGCGTTTCACTGCAGTCTAGCAGATGCTGTGCAGTTCACCGGAGTGTGTATCTTGGTTTTAGGTTTCAGCAACTTCATATGGTACGCTCGTGGCCCCGAGCCGAGAGAGCCTCTTACAAGTCAGGACATCACTAAGAACTGTTGATAGGGTTCCATTAAGCACTTCATTTGGCAGGCGGCCGGTATACATTGCGTCTAACTTAATCTGCCTGGCCTCTATGATTTGGAGAGCTCGTGCGCAGACTTATGGCAGTTTCATGGGAGCTTGTGTGTATGTTTTCAGGAGCAAGGTTGACAGAACACTTTCTGACTGTGATGCAGACTGAATGGCATTGGCGCTGGTCCTGCAGAGTCAATCCAACCTGCCGTCATTGCTGGTAAGCCATCACACTAAACATGTTAAGGTATACACATCTAATTACTTGTTAGATATCTTCTTTTTGCATGATAGAGGCAAGTGGAACACCCTGTACTGGGTCGTCTACATGGGATCATTGATGATTGGTCCCATCATCGGCGGTTCCATGGCTCTCAATGTTGGCTGGCGCAACTTCTGGTGGTTCAACGTTGCCCTGGGTGCAGTTGTGGTGATTTATATCATCTTCTTATTCCCAGAGACTAAGTTTGTTTTTCGCATCCCCTTGAACATGCCGAGCCCTAACTAACAACGATTAGGTGGCACCGCCCCCATCCCAATGAGATCATTGAGGAAGCTAGAGCGAACGAGAAGATCGAGGGTTCGGCCAATGCTAGCCATGCCGAGGCCTCCAGACCTAATAGTGATGGTATAACAGAGCACGC
Proteins encoded in this region:
- a CDS encoding glycerophosphoryl diester phosphodiesterase, coding for MNYIEYIANPHRQCAIVAHRGLWNEAPENSLLSIRRTMEAGYNVVEIDVRRAADGEFVLLHDSTLDRMAGIDKKPEELTLKELISLSLRNRDGGPNNPFTKEKVPTLRDVFELTRNKIFIHLDIKHRHVIPEVLDYAQKMGIEKQVDFWADLKTELDLAWIKANITTHNVPFIARTHLEHDDWREQANLALDLKPLICEASFRDLSQVDAMKQQFHDAGITLWVNTLDSVASPGFTDSAALEDPDKVWGRLLRAGFSAIQTDEMAALRSFLPALD
- a CDS encoding serine/threonine kinase 16, whose translation is MEMNSNNEEIHAIEAELHTEILPGTEIMRDVASHHFVKDRSGSNRVLIPQPSDDPADPLNWSLTWKMLAITGASMTSFFQGFGPLSLAPMFPDYIEAFHCSLADAVQFTGVCILVLGFSNFIWVPLSTSFGRRPVYIASNLICLASMIWRARAQTYGSFMGACVLNGIGAGPAESIQPAVIADIFFLHDRGKWNTLYWVVYMGSLMIGPIIGGSMALNVGWRNFWWFNVALGAVVVIYIIFLFPETKWHRPHPNEIIEEARANEKIEGSANASHAEASRPNSDGITEHATSNEKEGVTPEGFADLSTSETAARDPYLGRGKPAKWQFRFFQPNPHPFKAILLDLWIPWKLFAFPIVQFASFVVSWSCSSFLTINLTQSQVLAAPPYNFSTQTIGFTNFAIFAGALIGLATGGPLSDWVAAKLTARNNGIREPEMRLVAMIPFVLIMYLGNIIVSVGYENHWPWEVIVLIGYSCAGIQVAALPSISSTYAVDSYKPVAGSLFVSITVNKNVWGYGFSKFITPWSMKAGFIPPIMTNGSLVFLWCLFGVVFYYYGKTFRRWTKNSSVHRL